In a single window of the Streptomyces sp. HUAS ZL42 genome:
- a CDS encoding OFA family MFS transporter, which translates to MSPPIAPPGWSRWLVPPAALAVHLSIGQAYAWSVFKPPLEAALGLSGTQSALPFQLGIVMLGLSAAFGGTLVERNGPRWAMTVALVCFSSGFLLSALGAATEQYWLIVLGYGFVGGTGLGIGYISPVSTLIKWFPDRPGMATGIAIMGFGGGALIASPWSAQMLESFGADSHGIALAFLVHGLTYAVFMTLGVLLVRVPRSENPVSTASGPSAFDGVQVSARGAVRTPQFWCLWVVLCMNVTAGIGILEKAAPMITDFFADTSTPVKATAAAGFVALLSAANMAGRIGWSSTSDLIGRKNIYRVYLGAGALMYGLIAAFGDSSKPLFVLCALVILSFYGGGFATIPAYLKDLFGTYQVGAIHGRLLTAWSTAGVLGPLIVNWIADRQEEAGKHGSSLYTLSLSIMIGLLALGFVANELVRPVHPRHHVPAPPSKEAADVQRHQSA; encoded by the coding sequence ATGAGTCCCCCCATAGCGCCCCCCGGCTGGAGCCGCTGGCTCGTCCCCCCGGCCGCCCTCGCGGTCCATCTCTCCATCGGCCAGGCGTATGCCTGGTCCGTCTTCAAGCCGCCGCTCGAAGCAGCGCTCGGCCTCAGCGGCACGCAGAGCGCGCTCCCCTTCCAGCTCGGCATCGTGATGCTCGGCCTGTCGGCCGCGTTCGGCGGCACGCTCGTGGAACGCAACGGACCGCGCTGGGCGATGACCGTCGCCCTGGTCTGCTTCTCGTCCGGCTTCCTGCTCTCCGCGCTCGGCGCGGCCACCGAGCAGTACTGGCTGATCGTCCTCGGCTACGGCTTCGTCGGCGGGACAGGCCTCGGCATCGGCTACATCTCGCCCGTCTCGACGCTCATCAAGTGGTTCCCGGACCGGCCGGGCATGGCCACGGGCATCGCCATCATGGGCTTCGGCGGCGGTGCGCTCATCGCCTCGCCCTGGTCCGCGCAGATGCTGGAGTCGTTCGGCGCCGACAGCCACGGGATCGCGCTCGCCTTCCTCGTGCACGGGCTGACGTACGCCGTCTTCATGACGCTCGGCGTGCTGCTCGTGCGGGTGCCGCGCAGCGAGAACCCGGTAAGCACGGCGAGCGGGCCGAGCGCCTTCGACGGCGTGCAGGTCTCGGCGCGAGGCGCCGTGCGCACTCCGCAGTTCTGGTGCCTGTGGGTCGTGCTCTGCATGAACGTGACCGCCGGCATCGGCATCCTGGAGAAGGCCGCCCCGATGATCACGGACTTCTTCGCCGACACCTCGACCCCGGTCAAGGCGACCGCCGCCGCCGGCTTCGTCGCCCTGCTCTCGGCGGCCAACATGGCGGGCCGCATCGGCTGGTCGTCGACCTCCGACCTGATCGGGCGCAAGAACATCTACCGTGTCTACCTGGGCGCCGGCGCGTTGATGTACGGGCTCATCGCGGCGTTCGGCGACTCGTCCAAGCCGCTGTTCGTCCTGTGCGCGCTGGTGATCCTGTCGTTCTACGGCGGTGGGTTCGCGACGATCCCCGCGTACCTGAAGGACCTGTTCGGGACGTACCAGGTCGGCGCGATCCACGGTCGGTTGCTGACCGCCTGGTCGACGGCCGGCGTCCTCGGACCGCTGATCGTCAACTGGATCGCCGACCGCCAGGAGGAGGCCGGCAAGCACGGCTCTTCCCTGTACACCCTGTCCCTGTCCATCATGATCGGACTGCTCGCGCTCGGCTTCGTCGCCAACGAGCTCGTCCGGCCCGTCCACCCCCGCCACCACGTCCCCGCACCGCCCTCGAAGGAGGCAGCCGATGTCCAGCGACACCAGTCCGCCTAG
- the fdhD gene encoding formate dehydrogenase accessory sulfurtransferase FdhD produces the protein MGRVTERRKVIRIRDGAVSTRPDTLVAEEPLEIRLNGKPLAITMRTPGDDFALAAGFLVSEGVLAEQTDLQNIVYCAGATADGSNTYNVVDVKTAPGVTVPDITLERNVYTTSSCGLCGKASLDAVRTTARWPITDTPPVRLDPELLASLPDRLRTAQRVFDRTGGLHAAALFAEDGELLDVREDVGRHNAVDKLVGRALQNGNLPLSRAILLVSGRASFELAQKAVMSGIPVLAAVSAPSSLAVDLAAETGLTLVGFLRGSSMNVYAGEHRLALRTAAAQA, from the coding sequence ATGGGACGAGTCACGGAACGGCGCAAGGTCATCCGCATACGGGACGGAGCGGTCTCCACCCGTCCGGACACCCTCGTCGCCGAGGAACCCCTCGAGATCCGGCTCAACGGCAAGCCGCTCGCCATCACCATGCGCACACCGGGCGACGACTTCGCACTCGCCGCGGGCTTCCTGGTGAGCGAGGGCGTGCTCGCCGAACAGACCGACCTGCAGAACATCGTGTACTGCGCGGGCGCCACGGCGGACGGCTCCAACACGTACAACGTCGTCGACGTGAAGACCGCGCCCGGCGTCACCGTCCCCGACATCACACTCGAACGGAACGTCTACACGACCTCGTCGTGCGGCCTGTGCGGCAAGGCCAGCCTCGACGCCGTCCGTACGACCGCCCGCTGGCCCATCACCGACACTCCCCCGGTCCGACTGGACCCCGAGCTGCTCGCAAGCCTCCCCGACCGGCTGCGCACGGCCCAGCGGGTCTTCGACCGGACAGGAGGCCTGCACGCCGCCGCGCTCTTCGCCGAGGACGGGGAGCTGCTCGACGTCCGGGAGGACGTGGGCCGGCACAACGCGGTCGACAAGCTGGTCGGCCGCGCCCTGCAGAACGGGAACCTGCCGCTGTCCCGGGCGATCCTGCTCGTCTCGGGCCGGGCGTCCTTCGAGCTGGCGCAGAAGGCCGTGATGTCGGGCATCCCGGTGCTCGCGGCGGTGTCGGCCCCGTCGTCCCTCGCCGTGGACCTGGCCGCCGAGACCGGCCTGACCCTGGTGGGCTTCCTGCGGGGCAGCTCCATGAACGTGTACGCGGGCGAACACCGGCTCGCCCTGCGGACCGCGGCCGCCCAGGCCTGA
- a CDS encoding isochorismatase family protein — MTAPLALDPARTALVLVDLMDRIVALPLEPRKGTEVLAVAEELAKAFRSAGAPVVLIRVERPNVPEQPPGSGLAAGLLRDGDIEIVKRTIGGFQGTGLDDHLRQRGITTLLFGGITTNLGVESTARAAGDLGYELVFVEDAMSAFTGAEHEASVRLDFPRLGAVVRATDVGFMAG, encoded by the coding sequence ATGACCGCACCACTCGCGCTGGATCCCGCGCGCACAGCCCTCGTCCTGGTCGACCTGATGGACCGGATCGTCGCGCTGCCCCTGGAGCCCCGGAAGGGTACCGAAGTCCTCGCCGTCGCCGAGGAGTTGGCGAAGGCCTTCCGTTCGGCGGGCGCGCCGGTCGTCCTGATCCGCGTCGAGCGCCCGAACGTGCCCGAGCAGCCGCCCGGCAGCGGCCTTGCGGCCGGCCTGCTCCGGGACGGCGACATCGAGATCGTCAAGCGGACCATAGGCGGCTTCCAGGGCACAGGCCTGGACGACCACCTCCGCCAACGCGGCATCACCACCCTGCTGTTCGGCGGCATCACCACCAACCTCGGCGTGGAGTCCACCGCCCGCGCGGCAGGCGACCTCGGCTACGAGCTCGTCTTCGTCGAGGATGCGATGAGCGCGTTCACGGGGGCGGAGCACGAGGCATCGGTGCGGCTCGACTTCCCGCGGCTGGGGGCGGTGGTGAGGGCGACGGATGTGGGGTTCATGGCCGGCTGA